From the genome of candidate division WOR-3 bacterium:
ACACTCGCCGCCTTGTTCGAATAGTTCTCTGACTTTTGCGATGATGATCTCTTCATCACCAGGCTTGTAGCCTTGATGCGTGAAGACTATCTTCTTGTTCTGGTCAATGATGAAGAACGTTGGCATTGCCTGTACGTTGTACAAATCCCGCATCATGTTCTCAGGGTCAAGGACGACCCGATAGGTCCACTTGTGGCTTGTGGCAAAGGGTTTTACTTTGGGAACAGAACGAGTCTTATCCTGGCTGAGCGCGAGAAGCGTGATATTCAATGAATCGAATTCTTCAGCGTACGGTTTTAGTGCATCCAGCTCTTTGATGCACATTTTGCACCACAATGCCCAGAAGCTCATCATGACCGGTCCCTTGGTGAGTAATGAGTCAAGATTGACGCCATTACCGTCGACGTCTTCGAGCGTGAAA
Proteins encoded in this window:
- a CDS encoding TlpA family protein disulfide reductase, which codes for MKKLALLLILPLVFAFADESAAADAPSFTLEDVDGNGVNLDSLLTKGPVMMSFWALWCKMCIKELDALKPYAEEFDSLNITLLALSQDKTRSVPKVKPFATSHKWTYRVVLDPENMMRDLYNVQAMPTFFIIDQNKKIVFTHQGYKPGDEEIIIAKVRELFEQGGECEQ